One Mucilaginibacter ginkgonis genomic region harbors:
- a CDS encoding chloride channel protein → MFKNFSSAFLSFIRYISHWAIMLIPVGIVIGATVALFLWLLNLATFYRFAHAWLLYLLPVGGIIIHLLYKFLGKSAERGNNLIIEEIHQPGGGVPKRMAPLILVTTIITHFFGGSAGREGTAVQIGGSIAHFFSSVFKLTDADKKTLLAAGMAAGFGAVFGTPFTGAVFAIEVLTVGRLNYKAFVPCLVASFVGDATVAAIGVHHTAYHIKIIAHSPKENLFLADVILGLKVIICSSLFGLAARVFVLSAHYVKRLATAFIKPNWLMPVVGGFVIIGLTILLGKPDYLGLGVEPQYLGAVTIVSAFQHGGADALSWLWKIVYTDITLGTGFKGGEVTPLFYIGATLGNFLAQILNAPISLFAALGFIAVFSGATKTPLACTIMGIELFGPDYVLFFAVACSIAYLCSGKTGIYSAQRKADVHMLKAYYRKFRAKGDS, encoded by the coding sequence ATGTTCAAAAATTTTAGTTCCGCGTTTCTTTCTTTTATAAGATATATATCGCATTGGGCGATAATGCTCATCCCCGTTGGTATCGTGATCGGCGCAACGGTAGCCTTATTTCTTTGGCTGCTAAACCTGGCTACATTTTATCGCTTTGCCCACGCATGGCTATTGTACCTGTTGCCGGTAGGAGGCATCATCATCCACTTGCTTTACAAATTTTTGGGAAAGTCCGCAGAGCGTGGTAATAATCTTATTATAGAAGAGATACACCAACCCGGTGGCGGCGTACCCAAACGCATGGCACCTCTGATTTTGGTCACCACTATCATCACTCATTTTTTTGGCGGGTCTGCCGGCCGCGAAGGTACTGCTGTGCAGATTGGCGGCAGTATTGCTCATTTCTTCAGCTCTGTTTTTAAGCTTACTGACGCAGACAAAAAGACATTGCTTGCCGCGGGGATGGCTGCCGGTTTTGGTGCAGTTTTCGGAACGCCATTTACAGGAGCAGTGTTCGCTATTGAGGTGCTTACCGTAGGTCGATTAAATTACAAAGCGTTTGTGCCTTGTTTGGTTGCATCATTCGTTGGAGACGCAACCGTAGCAGCAATAGGAGTGCATCACACGGCGTACCACATTAAGATTATTGCACACTCCCCTAAAGAAAATCTTTTTTTAGCAGATGTTATCCTGGGATTGAAAGTGATTATCTGCTCTTCATTATTTGGGCTTGCTGCCCGAGTGTTTGTACTGTCGGCACATTATGTTAAGAGACTTGCAACTGCTTTTATTAAACCCAATTGGCTAATGCCGGTCGTGGGCGGATTCGTAATTATTGGTTTAACGATACTCTTAGGCAAACCCGACTACCTTGGTTTAGGCGTTGAACCGCAATATCTAGGAGCGGTGACTATAGTTTCTGCGTTTCAGCACGGCGGAGCGGATGCGTTAAGCTGGCTTTGGAAGATCGTTTATACGGACATTACGCTTGGTACAGGCTTTAAAGGCGGAGAGGTTACGCCGCTATTTTACATTGGCGCTACTTTAGGTAATTTCCTGGCACAAATACTTAATGCGCCTATAAGTTTGTTTGCTGCTTTAGGGTTCATTGCAGTATTCTCCGGGGCAACCAAAACACCGTTGGCATGCACCATTATGGGTATAGAATTGTTTGGCCCCGATTATGTCTTGTTTTTCGCAGTGGCTTGTAGCATCGCGTATCTGTGCAGCGGCAAAACCGGCATATACTCCGCACAGCGAAAAGCAGATGTGCATATGCTCAAGGCATATTATAGAAAATTTCGTGCAAAAGGTGATAGTTAA
- a CDS encoding tryptophan 2,3-dioxygenase family protein yields MKFHLSALTPIFNPMSISPDIENKIYLLQEKYEAMGQDMASYLDGLLYADFLTYWDYIHLDTLLSLQSPKTPFPDEEIFIIYHQITELYFKLALHECKQVANSHDLTATFFTARLKRINNYFDALVNSFTIMVDGMEKEQFLKFRMSLLPASGFQSGQYRMIEIYATDFINLVAKDKREELRNASAEQQFEYIYWKFGATELSTGKKTLTLKQFEKKYSSTFITLARDCRDNNFNLLLRNLQQKGEDTTALQEELRRLDTFVNVNWPLAHYKSAVRYLHREPEEIKATGGTNWQKYLPPRFQKRIFYPELWSDEEKDNWGKAWVEEALHTRF; encoded by the coding sequence TTGAAATTTCATCTTTCTGCGCTAACCCCTATCTTTAACCCGATGAGCATTTCGCCCGATATAGAAAATAAGATATACCTGCTGCAAGAAAAGTATGAGGCAATGGGCCAGGACATGGCATCTTACCTCGACGGTTTGTTGTATGCAGACTTTCTAACTTATTGGGATTACATTCATCTGGACACGCTGTTAAGCCTGCAAAGCCCTAAAACGCCTTTTCCCGACGAAGAGATATTTATCATTTATCACCAGATTACTGAACTATATTTTAAACTGGCGTTGCACGAGTGTAAGCAAGTAGCCAATTCGCACGATCTGACAGCTACGTTTTTTACCGCGCGTTTAAAGCGCATCAATAATTATTTTGACGCGCTGGTAAATTCTTTCACTATAATGGTCGACGGGATGGAGAAAGAACAATTTTTAAAGTTCAGGATGTCGCTGCTACCGGCAAGTGGATTTCAGTCTGGGCAATACCGCATGATAGAGATCTATGCTACAGACTTTATTAATTTGGTCGCTAAAGACAAACGCGAGGAGTTAAGGAACGCATCGGCAGAGCAGCAGTTCGAATACATTTACTGGAAGTTTGGGGCTACTGAACTATCGACCGGTAAAAAGACCCTCACGTTAAAGCAGTTCGAGAAAAAATACAGTTCAACCTTCATAACACTTGCCAGGGATTGCAGGGACAATAATTTCAATCTTTTGCTTCGCAACTTGCAGCAAAAAGGCGAGGATACCACAGCCTTACAAGAGGAGCTACGCCGCCTGGACACTTTTGTTAACGTAAACTGGCCGCTGGCCCATTATAAGTCTGCCGTGCGCTACCTGCACCGCGAGCCCGAAGAAATTAAGGCAACCGGTGGTACCAACTGGCAAAAATACCTGCCGCCACGTTTTCAAAAACGGATATTCTATCCTGAACTGTGGAGCGATGAAGAGAAAGACAATTGGGGAAAGGCTTGGGTTGAAGAAGCATTACATACCCGGTTTTAG
- a CDS encoding branched-chain amino acid aminotransferase: MTDTLDIKITKTTESRLATTDFSNLVFGHTFADHMLVADYADGEWKNFEILPYGPLDLSPAISALHYGQAFFEGLKAYKHDDGRVTIFRPDKNAIRFNKSAERLSMTQLPEEMFTQSLAALVDVDRDWVPAKAGHSLYIRPIMFATDPYLGVVPSKTYKFVVLTGPVGPYFTKPVRIKFETHYTRAAEGGFGYAKAAGNYGGSMLPFKKAAEEGFDQLIWTDAKEHKYVEEMGAANVMFMLDGKLITPSTRDTILDGVTRDTVISLAKSWGMPVEERRISIAEVVEGARNGKLTDAFGAGTAATIAPIGAMHYEGEDFVLSDASTREFSKKVLSTLNDIRYGKTEDTFGWNYVV, from the coding sequence ATGACAGATACCTTAGACATCAAGATAACCAAAACCACAGAGTCGCGCCTGGCGACTACTGATTTTTCTAACCTGGTTTTCGGGCATACGTTTGCAGACCACATGCTGGTAGCCGACTATGCCGACGGCGAATGGAAGAACTTCGAAATTTTACCTTACGGGCCATTAGATCTAAGCCCGGCAATCTCTGCCTTACATTACGGCCAGGCTTTTTTTGAAGGCTTAAAGGCTTACAAACATGATGATGGCAGGGTTACTATCTTTCGTCCGGATAAAAATGCCATCCGTTTTAACAAATCGGCGGAGCGTTTGTCCATGACGCAATTGCCGGAGGAGATGTTTACGCAAAGCCTGGCTGCATTGGTAGATGTAGACCGTGATTGGGTGCCGGCCAAGGCAGGGCATTCTTTATATATCCGCCCTATTATGTTCGCTACTGACCCTTACCTGGGTGTAGTACCGTCTAAAACCTACAAATTTGTTGTTTTAACCGGCCCTGTGGGACCTTATTTTACAAAGCCGGTACGTATCAAGTTTGAAACGCATTACACCCGCGCGGCAGAAGGCGGGTTTGGTTATGCCAAGGCAGCCGGTAATTATGGGGGCTCTATGCTACCGTTTAAAAAAGCAGCCGAGGAAGGTTTCGATCAATTGATCTGGACAGATGCTAAAGAGCATAAGTATGTCGAAGAAATGGGCGCGGCAAACGTAATGTTTATGCTTGATGGCAAGTTGATTACCCCATCTACCCGCGATACCATCTTAGACGGCGTTACCCGCGATACGGTTATCTCCCTCGCAAAATCATGGGGCATGCCGGTTGAAGAGCGTCGTATTTCTATTGCTGAAGTTGTAGAAGGGGCGCGTAACGGCAAACTGACCGATGCTTTCGGCGCAGGTACTGCAGCCACTATAGCCCCTATTGGTGCAATGCATTACGAAGGTGAAGACTTCGTGCTAAGCGATGCCTCTACCCGTGAGTTTTCAAAGAAGGTATTGAGTACGCTTAACGACATCCGCTATGGCAAAACCGAAGATACGTTCGGTTGGAATTATGTGGTTTAA
- a CDS encoding ATP-dependent Clp protease adaptor ClpS: MPTEVQEETFTLEEVLAGLKEMHRLILWNDDVNTFEHVIWCMMKYLDYNESQAEKIAWKVHNEGKCAVLEGSFTEMEVYRKILQQEGLTVSVD; this comes from the coding sequence ATGCCTACAGAAGTACAGGAAGAGACCTTCACGCTTGAGGAGGTTTTGGCGGGATTAAAGGAAATGCATCGCCTGATATTGTGGAACGACGATGTAAACACGTTTGAGCATGTGATCTGGTGCATGATGAAATACCTGGACTATAACGAATCGCAAGCAGAGAAGATAGCCTGGAAAGTGCACAACGAAGGCAAATGCGCTGTGCTGGAAGGTTCTTTTACCGAAATGGAAGTTTACCGTAAAATATTACAGCAGGAAGGCTTGACTGTGAGTGTCGACTGA
- a CDS encoding DOMON domain-containing protein — protein sequence MKISVYSLLASIALSLTMQSINAQSTTGSQLQLPPANIKIDGAITEWGDSLRYYNAEKKLNYSLANDTENIYVALRLSDRSEQLRVLRSGLTLSINTKGKKKEMYSMTFPVANENEPAALTGAPAQTGMPDDRDEMMRARLTKLRNIKVTGFPDIESDIITTANTYGIKAAITYDDNGHLNYEAAIPLKFFHADDIAKTEWAFNFRINGITRPANKPAGEAENQMGGRGGMGGGRGGMGGGGMRGGRGGMGGGMRGGGMQGSQPSIDRSEMSKSVDFWEKFYLSGN from the coding sequence ATGAAAATCTCTGTTTATTCCTTACTCGCTTCTATCGCGTTATCACTGACCATGCAATCTATTAATGCGCAAAGCACGACCGGCAGTCAGCTGCAACTACCACCAGCCAACATCAAAATCGATGGTGCCATAACTGAATGGGGCGACAGCCTGCGCTATTACAATGCAGAGAAAAAGTTGAACTATTCTTTAGCTAATGATACAGAGAACATATACGTTGCCCTGAGGTTAAGCGACCGCAGTGAGCAATTGCGTGTCTTACGATCCGGCCTTACATTGAGTATCAATACCAAAGGAAAAAAGAAAGAGATGTATAGCATGACATTCCCGGTGGCCAATGAAAATGAACCGGCAGCACTTACCGGTGCACCAGCGCAGACCGGTATGCCCGATGACCGCGACGAGATGATGCGGGCACGGCTTACCAAGCTGCGAAACATTAAAGTAACCGGTTTCCCGGATATAGAAAGCGACATCATTACTACTGCAAACACCTACGGAATTAAAGCAGCCATCACTTATGATGATAACGGTCATTTGAATTACGAAGCGGCCATACCTTTAAAATTTTTCCATGCAGATGATATTGCTAAAACGGAGTGGGCATTTAATTTCAGGATAAACGGCATTACCCGCCCTGCAAACAAACCTGCCGGCGAGGCTGAAAACCAGATGGGTGGCAGAGGCGGAATGGGCGGTGGACGCGGTGGCATGGGCGGAGGTGGTATGCGTGGCGGCCGGGGAGGAATGGGTGGAGGTATGCGCGGTGGGGGCATGCAAGGAAGCCAGCCCTCAATTGATCGATCTGAAATGAGTAAGTCTGTTGACTTTTGGGAAAAGTTTTATCTAAGCGGCAACTAA
- a CDS encoding TlpA family protein disulfide reductase — MQAKQAAKRWFTRSNVLNAIFIIVLAVFVLYLPTRVMLMRGLMKIGLFNPSVSTETDHPVQAGDVVFQDSAGKQISLSSLKGKVVFINFWATWCPPCIAELPSIDDLHTKLKDNQNIVFIAVDADADFGRSLPFIAKHGYHVPLFIPVSTVPQSLMGNAIPATVVIDKQGMIMFRHDGAANYSGTKFRDFLTALAAK, encoded by the coding sequence ATGCAAGCCAAACAAGCTGCTAAAAGGTGGTTTACCAGGAGCAATGTCCTGAATGCCATATTTATAATTGTGCTTGCAGTATTTGTGTTATACCTGCCGACGCGGGTGATGTTAATGCGCGGTTTGATGAAGATTGGGTTATTCAATCCTTCTGTTTCTACAGAAACGGATCATCCCGTGCAAGCAGGTGATGTCGTTTTTCAGGATAGTGCCGGCAAGCAGATCAGTTTGTCATCGCTTAAAGGTAAAGTGGTTTTCATAAACTTTTGGGCAACCTGGTGCCCGCCATGTATTGCAGAACTGCCGTCAATAGATGATCTGCACACCAAACTTAAAGACAACCAAAACATTGTTTTTATAGCCGTAGATGCTGATGCCGATTTTGGCAGATCGCTTCCATTTATTGCAAAACATGGTTATCATGTGCCTTTATTTATTCCTGTGTCAACCGTGCCTCAAAGCTTGATGGGCAACGCCATCCCGGCGACAGTGGTGATCGACAAGCAAGGCATGATCATGTTCAGGCATGATGGCGCGGCAAATTACTCGGGTACCAAATTCCGGGATTTCCTGACAGCGCTGGCAGCAAAATAA
- a CDS encoding DsrE family protein, whose translation MKSLLRSLLVFAFIFAIKPVLAQSSFKGADADATSYKALYYLNSNDEKKIRSTLRNIDNALEDPRLKGKVQIELVVFGDGVAAYDKAGPYEEQLSNLAKKGVILAQCNNTLRERHIDPATLFPFIGIVPSGNGEIIIRHAQGWATIHP comes from the coding sequence ATGAAAAGCTTACTTAGATCATTACTTGTATTCGCGTTTATTTTCGCGATAAAACCAGTCCTGGCGCAATCGAGTTTCAAGGGTGCTGACGCGGATGCCACATCTTACAAAGCGTTGTACTACCTTAATTCAAATGATGAAAAAAAGATACGCAGCACTTTGCGCAACATCGATAACGCCCTGGAAGACCCCCGTTTAAAAGGTAAGGTACAAATAGAGTTGGTAGTTTTTGGAGACGGCGTAGCGGCCTATGACAAAGCCGGCCCATATGAAGAGCAGTTGAGCAACCTGGCTAAAAAGGGAGTGATATTGGCGCAATGCAATAATACCCTACGCGAGCGCCACATAGATCCGGCAACGTTGTTCCCTTTTATTGGTATAGTGCCAAGCGGCAACGGTGAAATCATTATCCGCCACGCCCAAGGCTGGGCTACTATACATCCATAG
- a CDS encoding c-type cytochrome yields MPVNKPAYLFLSATISGLIAIIGIATFFLSCNRSNKEQAAAQKPSNMPEQRWQVPDTAILPHDKRGETIRYGRELLAHTSKYFGTKGSIAQITNGMNCQNCHLDAGSRLFANNYSGFIASYPKKSNRSGRMTPATERIAECFERSLNGKVPDTAGKEVQAILAYMKWLGRGVKKSEKLYGSSTQKLPFLTVAANPANGLTVYKAKCQSCHGAGGEGLLAADKKSYAYPPLWGRHSYNDGAGMYRLINFAGFVKNNMPYGATYQRPQLTDKEAWDVAAFVNSQPRPHREQNSDWPDRTKKPIDMPFGPYADNFSEQQHKYGPYTGIAAAQITRQTNTK; encoded by the coding sequence ATGCCAGTCAACAAACCCGCATATCTGTTTTTATCTGCCACCATAAGCGGTCTCATTGCTATTATCGGCATAGCAACCTTCTTTTTAAGTTGTAATAGAAGTAATAAAGAACAAGCCGCGGCGCAAAAGCCATCAAATATGCCGGAGCAGCGATGGCAAGTTCCCGACACAGCTATCCTTCCGCATGATAAACGAGGAGAAACCATTAGATATGGACGCGAGTTGCTGGCACACACATCAAAATACTTTGGGACAAAGGGAAGCATTGCCCAAATAACCAACGGTATGAATTGCCAGAACTGCCATCTCGATGCCGGATCGCGCCTGTTTGCCAATAATTACTCGGGCTTTATAGCGTCTTATCCCAAAAAGAGCAACCGCAGCGGAAGGATGACGCCTGCTACAGAGCGCATTGCCGAATGTTTTGAACGAAGCCTAAATGGTAAAGTGCCCGACACGGCCGGCAAAGAAGTGCAAGCGATTTTGGCTTACATGAAATGGCTGGGGCGCGGGGTTAAAAAAAGCGAAAAGCTTTATGGCTCATCTACGCAGAAATTGCCCTTTTTAACGGTAGCAGCGAATCCGGCGAATGGCCTAACAGTTTATAAAGCCAAATGCCAAAGCTGTCATGGTGCCGGTGGGGAAGGGTTATTGGCAGCTGATAAAAAGAGTTACGCTTACCCGCCTTTATGGGGACGGCACAGTTACAACGACGGCGCCGGCATGTATAGACTGATCAACTTTGCGGGCTTCGTGAAAAATAATATGCCTTATGGTGCTACCTATCAGCGGCCGCAATTAACTGATAAAGAAGCCTGGGATGTCGCGGCTTTCGTAAATTCGCAGCCGCGGCCACACCGTGAGCAGAACAGTGACTGGCCCGACAGAACGAAAAAACCTATTGATATGCCATTTGGACCTTACGCCGATAACTTTAGCGAGCAACAGCATAAATACGGTCCTTACACGGGAATAGCTGCGGCGCAAATAACCAGACAAACAAACACCAAATAA
- a CDS encoding TonB-dependent receptor yields the protein MAYKKIPLFLLVIVALAFTSPVIAQTNAIKNTESALLRWTDEYPQEKVYLHFDKPYYATGDDMWFKAYITVGADHRLSGLSAALNVELIDALDSVKQSIKLPVVAGVAMGDFALSDTLKPGNYRVRAYTNWMRNFGTDYFFDKTISIGGTAANSVYTRAAYSYSATNGQASTTATVTFSDVDGNVYANKEVSYRVVINGKTLVRGKGTTNNKGVIPISFLSPANMQFKGGLIETRIKTDAKTTLEKEIPTKAISSSVDVQFFPESGYLVYGLPSKVAFKAIASDGLGTPISGNITDNSGTEVAKITTQHLGMGLFMLVPSDNKTYKANLTFADGSQRSINLPVPKQDGYELAINTLSDPDNVTLRIYAGGAVKGAEISVVSQSSGTICYAARDNLKDGAIFAKIPKSHFPRGIVQFTLFDAAGNALNERLAFIDKPDDLKLDIITPSLNLNTRQKVDLGIKATDDSGKGMVASLSAAVVDNTKVPVDASNEVTILSSILLSSDIKGYIEKPNYYFENISAETRRDLDVLMLTQGYRRFDWKSLLTGNMPAKAFEPEKSITISGRVHTGGNKPVVGGKVTLFTTKGGISYVDTLTDKDGRFAFRNLVFADSVRFVIQARTSKNSKFVDIELDNTKPQVVTVNPNGPNESLSDTTLSYLRSEKSYYQQQLKGGVGNHNILLKEVIIRESRQPLKNSSNRNGPGQANQVLKSDELDKFTCSSLDICLQGRILGVTFRNGIPYSRGGQMQIWLDGFQIDADILRSINQYDIGSIEVLRSPEYAAVYGAPNGLLLINTKRGGETVSINKYTPGLITYMPKGYYQARQFYSPQYGVSSTNAALADLRTTIFWKPNIVTDQDGKASVDYFNAGSPGTYRVVVEGIDTEGHIGRKVLSYTVK from the coding sequence ATGGCATATAAAAAAATACCCCTGTTTCTTTTGGTGATAGTCGCCCTGGCTTTTACATCACCGGTCATTGCTCAAACTAATGCTATTAAGAATACCGAGTCTGCATTGTTAAGATGGACCGACGAGTATCCGCAAGAAAAAGTCTATTTGCATTTTGACAAACCCTATTACGCCACCGGCGATGATATGTGGTTTAAGGCATATATAACCGTTGGTGCCGATCACCGGCTCTCGGGCCTAAGCGCCGCATTAAATGTAGAACTGATTGACGCGCTCGACTCTGTAAAGCAGTCGATAAAACTGCCCGTAGTTGCAGGCGTCGCCATGGGCGATTTTGCTTTGTCTGACACACTTAAACCCGGCAACTATCGCGTAAGGGCTTATACTAATTGGATGCGTAATTTTGGTACTGATTATTTCTTCGATAAGACGATTTCTATCGGCGGCACCGCTGCAAATTCTGTTTATACCCGCGCCGCATATTCGTATAGCGCCACAAATGGCCAAGCAAGTACTACCGCAACCGTGACTTTCTCTGATGTTGATGGTAACGTGTATGCCAATAAAGAAGTGAGTTACCGTGTGGTCATAAACGGCAAGACGCTTGTTCGCGGTAAGGGCACAACCAACAACAAAGGCGTAATACCTATAAGTTTTTTAAGCCCGGCTAATATGCAATTCAAAGGTGGACTTATTGAAACGCGCATAAAGACAGATGCAAAAACGACGCTGGAAAAAGAAATTCCTACCAAAGCTATTTCTTCTTCAGTGGATGTGCAATTTTTTCCCGAAAGCGGTTATTTGGTTTATGGTCTGCCATCAAAAGTAGCCTTTAAGGCAATTGCCTCCGATGGCTTAGGCACTCCTATAAGCGGCAACATAACCGATAACAGCGGAACTGAGGTCGCGAAGATCACTACCCAGCATTTGGGAATGGGTTTATTTATGCTCGTGCCTTCCGATAATAAAACCTATAAAGCCAATCTCACATTCGCTGATGGGTCTCAACGTAGTATTAATCTGCCGGTGCCGAAGCAGGATGGCTATGAGTTGGCGATCAATACCTTGAGCGACCCTGATAATGTTACACTGCGCATTTATGCGGGCGGGGCGGTAAAGGGCGCAGAAATAAGCGTTGTTTCCCAGAGTAGTGGCACTATCTGCTATGCCGCACGCGACAATCTGAAGGACGGCGCCATTTTTGCTAAAATACCGAAATCACATTTTCCACGCGGCATTGTACAATTTACGTTATTTGACGCGGCCGGTAATGCGCTTAACGAGCGTTTGGCTTTTATAGATAAACCCGACGATCTTAAGCTTGACATTATAACGCCGAGCCTAAATCTAAATACACGGCAAAAAGTAGATCTTGGTATTAAAGCCACTGATGATAGCGGCAAGGGTATGGTGGCCAGCTTATCTGCTGCTGTGGTCGATAACACTAAAGTGCCGGTAGACGCTAGCAATGAAGTGACCATCCTATCATCAATACTTTTAAGCTCTGATATTAAAGGTTATATAGAAAAACCTAATTATTATTTCGAGAACATAAGTGCTGAAACCAGGCGCGACCTCGATGTATTGATGCTTACGCAAGGCTATCGCCGTTTTGATTGGAAGAGTCTTCTAACGGGCAACATGCCCGCCAAAGCTTTTGAGCCTGAGAAGTCCATCACTATATCGGGCAGGGTGCATACAGGTGGAAACAAACCTGTGGTGGGCGGTAAGGTTACTTTATTTACAACAAAGGGCGGCATTTCTTACGTGGATACCCTTACCGATAAGGATGGCCGTTTCGCTTTTAGAAACCTTGTATTCGCAGACAGCGTTCGGTTTGTGATACAGGCCAGAACGAGCAAAAACAGCAAATTTGTTGACATCGAACTAGATAATACCAAACCTCAGGTAGTAACCGTTAACCCAAATGGGCCTAATGAAAGCCTGAGCGATACGACGCTTAGTTATTTAAGAAGCGAGAAAAGTTATTACCAGCAGCAATTGAAAGGTGGCGTCGGTAATCACAACATTTTATTGAAAGAGGTTATCATTCGTGAAAGCAGGCAGCCGCTTAAAAACTCAAGTAATAGAAACGGGCCTGGGCAGGCTAATCAGGTCTTAAAAAGTGATGAGTTGGATAAGTTCACTTGCTCTTCGTTAGATATATGTTTGCAAGGCCGCATTCTCGGAGTCACTTTCAGAAATGGTATACCATACTCTCGTGGAGGACAAATGCAAATTTGGCTGGATGGCTTTCAGATCGATGCAGACATTCTAAGAAGTATTAATCAATACGATATTGGTAGTATAGAAGTACTTCGAAGCCCTGAATACGCCGCCGTTTACGGCGCACCAAATGGCCTTTTGTTAATCAACACAAAACGGGGTGGCGAGACTGTTAGTATCAACAAATATACACCCGGCTTGATCACTTATATGCCTAAAGGCTATTACCAGGCACGTCAGTTTTATTCGCCACAATATGGGGTGTCAAGCACTAACGCGGCCCTTGCAGATCTGCGCACCACTATCTTTTGGAAACCAAATATCGTAACCGACCAAGATGGCAAAGCATCAGTTGACTATTTTAACGCAGGATCGCCGGGCACTTACCGTGTTGTGGTTGAAGGAATAGACACAGAAGGCCACATTGGCCGCAAGGTGTTAAGCTACACAGTAAAATAG
- the dcd gene encoding dCTP deaminase: MILSDKRILEEIDKGHIIIEPFYRENLGTNSYDVHLGKHLATYRSRVLDAKAHNEIDHFEIPKDGYVLQPNTLYLGVTMEYTETHKHVPFLEGKSSTGRLGIDIHATAGKGDVGFCNTWTLEISCAQPVKIYPGMPIGQLIYFAVEGDIETMYNTKGDAKYNKPTTRPVESMMWKNKF, encoded by the coding sequence ATGATCTTATCAGACAAACGCATTTTAGAAGAGATAGATAAAGGCCACATTATCATTGAGCCCTTTTACCGCGAAAACCTGGGCACTAACTCTTATGACGTTCATTTGGGAAAACATCTGGCAACTTACCGCAGCCGCGTGCTCGATGCAAAGGCACACAACGAGATAGATCACTTTGAAATTCCAAAGGATGGTTATGTTTTGCAGCCCAACACTTTATACCTGGGCGTTACTATGGAATATACAGAAACCCATAAGCATGTTCCGTTTCTGGAAGGTAAATCGAGCACAGGACGGTTAGGTATAGATATCCATGCAACTGCGGGTAAAGGCGATGTTGGTTTTTGCAACACCTGGACACTGGAGATATCATGCGCGCAGCCGGTTAAGATCTATCCGGGAATGCCAATTGGCCAGCTTATTTATTTTGCTGTTGAAGGCGATATTGAGACCATGTATAATACTAAAGGCGACGCGAAGTACAACAAACCTACTACCCGCCCTGTAGAAAGTATGATGTGGAAAAATAAATTTTGA
- a CDS encoding 4'-phosphopantetheinyl transferase family protein, translating into MAIAFRKQVDPDTEFAIWKIEEEVEDLYNQLQLNAVEKAYFERLSHGKRNLHWLGTRVLLRKMLQTDDYIDCQIDEHGKPYLTNMPYHISLSHSFDYAAVMVSKSKPVGIDIEQIKDKVERIAHKFMDEPELAFINPKDKIDQLYVCWCAKEAVYKCYGKTEVSFLDNILLQPFKYETAGVVKAQLLKDDIDINYDVHYMKYDDYMVGYVAG; encoded by the coding sequence ATGGCAATAGCGTTCCGCAAGCAGGTTGACCCCGACACAGAGTTTGCGATCTGGAAAATAGAAGAAGAAGTAGAAGACCTTTACAACCAGCTACAACTAAACGCTGTTGAGAAAGCATATTTTGAGCGTTTAAGCCACGGTAAACGTAATCTTCACTGGCTTGGTACGCGGGTTTTATTACGCAAAATGCTTCAAACCGACGACTACATTGACTGCCAGATAGATGAGCATGGCAAGCCATATCTTACCAACATGCCATACCATATTTCGCTTAGCCACTCTTTTGATTATGCCGCAGTAATGGTGAGCAAAAGTAAGCCTGTTGGTATAGACATTGAACAGATAAAAGATAAGGTTGAGCGCATAGCCCACAAATTTATGGACGAGCCCGAATTGGCGTTTATCAACCCTAAAGATAAAATCGACCAGTTATATGTCTGCTGGTGCGCTAAAGAGGCCGTTTACAAATGCTATGGTAAAACAGAGGTATCTTTTTTAGACAACATTTTGCTGCAACCTTTTAAATATGAAACAGCCGGGGTAGTAAAAGCGCAACTGTTAAAAGATGACATCGACATAAACTATGATGTACATTACATGAAGTATGATGATTATATGGTGGGATACGTGGCGGGATAG